A portion of the Patescibacteria group bacterium genome contains these proteins:
- the gatB gene encoding Asp-tRNA(Asn)/Glu-tRNA(Gln) amidotransferase subunit GatB, with protein sequence MSYIPVIGLEIHIQPKTASKMFCGCSANIWKAEPNSIVCPVCLGLPGALPVPNEEAIKQCQLMGLVLNCTIASSSKFDRKHYFYPDLPKGYQITQYDEPLCSNGYLALSTGTKVKVRRVHMEEDTGKSFHQNNETLLNFNKSGMPLIEIVTEPNIKSPEEVSDFGKLVRDLARKFNISDCDMEKGQMRLEASISLKKNESDPLPDYRVEIKNINSFKFAKNAVSYEIARQTEILDAGGTISNETRGYNEKTRETFSMRQKEVEKDYRYFPEPDIPLMEFSKEYLNKQVCFLRNKLRHG encoded by the coding sequence ATGAGTTATATACCGGTCATTGGTCTAGAAATTCACATCCAGCCTAAGACGGCATCAAAGATGTTCTGTGGGTGTTCAGCAAACATTTGGAAAGCCGAGCCAAATAGCATTGTTTGTCCCGTGTGTTTGGGTCTTCCCGGAGCACTACCGGTACCTAACGAAGAAGCGATTAAACAATGCCAACTTATGGGGTTAGTGTTAAATTGCACAATTGCTAGTTCTTCTAAATTCGATCGCAAGCATTATTTTTATCCCGACTTGCCTAAAGGGTATCAGATTACCCAATACGATGAACCCCTTTGCTCGAATGGGTATTTAGCGCTCTCAACTGGTACAAAAGTCAAAGTTAGGCGGGTTCATATGGAAGAAGACACAGGAAAATCTTTTCATCAAAATAATGAAACACTATTAAATTTTAATAAATCTGGAATGCCGTTAATAGAGATTGTAACCGAACCCAACATTAAGTCACCCGAAGAAGTCTCTGACTTTGGAAAATTGGTTCGTGACCTAGCCCGAAAATTTAATATTAGCGATTGTGACATGGAAAAAGGGCAAATGAGATTAGAGGCAAGTATCTCGCTTAAGAAAAACGAATCCGATCCCCTACCCGATTATCGAGTAGAGATAAAAAACATTAACTCGTTCAAATTTGCCAAGAATGCGGTTTCCTACGAAATTGCCCGTCAAACAGAAATTTTAGATGCCGGAGGTACTATTAGCAATGAAACTCGTGGGTATAACGAAAAAACCAGAGAAACATTTAGCATGCGCCAAAAAGAGGTAGAAAAAGATTACAGATATTTTCCCGAGCCGGACATTCCTCTTATGGAGTTTAGTAAGGAATATCTTAATAAACAAGTTTGTTTCTTGCGAAATAAGTTGCGCCATGGATAA
- the gatA gene encoding Asp-tRNA(Asn)/Glu-tRNA(Gln) amidotransferase subunit GatA: MKNLYNLTIEESLRGLNAGDFSSVELVKSVLERIEKVEDKVKAYISIFKEDALLLAKQADAERKKGSKKKLLGIPYSAKDLFNTKGYLTTASSKVLENYIALYESTVTAKLKNEGAILIGKTNSDAFAHGSSTENSDFFVTKNPWDLTRLPGGSSGGSAAAVTADETIFAIGTETAGSIRQPASWCSVVGLKPTYGRVSRHGVIAMCSSTDSPGPLGKTVKDCATILKIIAGKDYHDGTSSNEIRNDYSNFSFSNLNNIKIGIPKNYFSYPMEEGIKEKVTDSINALAKLGAKIIEVNLMDPKYAIAVYTIIQRAEVSSNLSRFDGIRYGNPRSSFGHEAQRRILLGTYVLSAGYYDKYYQKAQKVRTLICRDFDRVFKSVDLVVSPVSPTLPLKIGSTVDQSMFGEIADALVESSSLVGLPGISVPAGFVNGLPVGMQLVGPKFSEKLILEVANLYEKEVDFSRFKPNL, from the coding sequence ATGAAAAATCTTTATAATCTAACAATAGAAGAATCGTTGCGAGGACTTAATGCGGGGGATTTTTCTTCTGTTGAGCTTGTCAAAAGCGTTTTGGAAAGAATAGAAAAAGTAGAAGATAAGGTAAAGGCCTACATTTCAATTTTTAAAGAAGACGCTTTGTTGCTGGCAAAACAGGCAGATGCAGAGCGAAAAAAAGGAAGTAAGAAAAAGCTTTTGGGTATTCCCTACTCTGCCAAAGATCTTTTTAATACTAAAGGGTATTTGACTACAGCCTCCTCAAAAGTTTTAGAAAATTACATTGCGCTTTACGAATCCACCGTCACCGCGAAGTTAAAAAATGAAGGAGCGATTTTAATTGGAAAAACTAATTCCGATGCTTTTGCTCATGGTTCTAGCACCGAAAACTCCGATTTTTTTGTTACAAAAAACCCCTGGGATCTTACGAGGCTTCCTGGAGGATCCTCGGGTGGTTCTGCGGCAGCCGTTACAGCGGATGAGACCATTTTTGCGATTGGAACAGAAACAGCAGGTTCCATCAGACAACCAGCTTCTTGGTGTTCGGTTGTTGGTCTTAAACCGACATACGGTAGAGTGAGTCGCCATGGTGTTATAGCAATGTGTTCGTCTACAGATAGCCCAGGTCCTCTGGGAAAAACGGTTAAGGATTGTGCCACAATATTAAAAATCATAGCGGGAAAAGATTACCACGACGGTACATCGAGTAACGAAATTAGAAACGACTATTCCAATTTTTCTTTTTCTAATCTTAACAATATAAAAATTGGGATTCCTAAAAACTACTTTAGTTATCCTATGGAAGAAGGGATTAAAGAAAAGGTGACGGATTCAATTAACGCTCTTGCTAAATTGGGTGCGAAAATTATTGAGGTTAACTTAATGGATCCAAAATATGCCATTGCGGTTTATACAATTATTCAAAGAGCCGAAGTTTCATCCAACCTATCTCGCTTCGATGGTATAAGATACGGTAATCCCCGCTCTAGTTTTGGACACGAAGCCCAAAGAAGAATCTTGTTGGGCACTTATGTTTTATCCGCTGGTTATTATGATAAGTATTATCAAAAAGCTCAAAAAGTAAGGACGCTAATTTGCAGAGATTTTGATCGAGTTTTTAAGAGTGTGGATTTAGTTGTGTCGCCTGTTTCTCCAACACTTCCGCTAAAAATCGGGTCTACCGTTGATCAATCTATGTTTGGAGAAATTGCTGATGCCTTAGTTGAGTCAAGTTCCCTTGTGGGACTCCCCGGGATTTCTGTTCCCGCGGGTTTTGTAAATGGATTGCCTGTTGGGATGCAACTTGTGGGTCCAAAATTCAGCGAAAAATTAATTTTGGAAGTGGCAAATCTTTATGAAAAAGAAGTCGATTTTAGCAGATTTAAACCAAACCTATGA
- a CDS encoding Asp-tRNA(Asn)/Glu-tRNA(Gln) amidotransferase GatCAB subunit C — protein sequence MITDQEIDNLYLLSKLTLKPELREEVKKWLSETLDYITVLDELDTANVRPTTQVTGLTNVFRKDLPTKENELNLSGTYFKTSITVVK from the coding sequence ATGATTACAGATCAAGAAATAGATAATTTATATTTGCTTTCAAAATTAACTCTCAAACCAGAACTTAGAGAGGAAGTTAAAAAATGGTTGTCCGAAACTCTAGATTATATTACAGTTTTAGACGAACTTGATACAGCCAATGTTAGACCAACAACTCAAGTTACGGGACTGACTAATGTTTTTAGAAAAGATCTACCTACAAAAGAAAACGAATTAAATTTGTCTGGAACATATTTTAAGACTAGCATCACCGTTGTTAAGTAA
- the polX gene encoding DNA polymerase/3'-5' exonuclease PolX, giving the protein MQDLTKKFSNAHISQMFKEIASAYQILGKSFFRTRAYQNASSIIGSLSSDVKSLWEESGLDSIQGLGDTTKSYLDEYFRTGHIVHFDTVKSQMPPGMFVLLDIPGIGPKTAYRLSKELGITSREDLIKACKQEAVANLTGFGEKSQSDILKSAQTPRVKKDRTLLNVAEDIALSYQKFILEDPNTVSCDFLGSLRRKASTVGDIDFSVATTNPVAVINKFVLYPQVEQVEDKGDKKASVILKTGQRVDLMTGDPASYGALLAHLTGSKLHNIALRTYAQTKGLSISEYGIKDQTDVLKTFPSEELFYKYLGLDFIPPELREDRGEIDYAKAKPLPKLIDQPDMRGDLQMHSTYSDGANTIAEMAQKGFKLEYEYLGITDHSLSLNTKTKQEILSIIKAQKHEIAQLKYSKDDFKVLLGTECNILSNGELSLSDEILQEYDYAIASIHTGFDQSKEQITQRLINAIINPSINFIAHPTGRVLLERDPYDVDWRKIFNYCIQYNKPLEINAFPSRLDLPDDLVKIAKDMGVKFVINTDAHSTVHLDYMKYGVYVARRGWCTKEEILNTLSLKGLVKILKIRNQD; this is encoded by the coding sequence ATGCAGGATTTAACAAAAAAATTCTCTAACGCCCACATTTCGCAAATGTTTAAAGAAATTGCCTCTGCTTATCAGATACTAGGTAAAAGCTTTTTTAGAACCCGCGCTTATCAAAACGCATCTTCTATTATTGGTTCTTTATCTTCCGATGTCAAAAGTTTGTGGGAAGAAAGTGGTTTAGATTCTATTCAAGGTCTTGGAGATACCACTAAAAGTTATTTAGATGAGTATTTTAGAACAGGTCACATAGTCCATTTTGATACAGTTAAAAGCCAGATGCCCCCAGGGATGTTTGTTTTGCTGGATATCCCAGGTATTGGACCAAAAACCGCCTATCGTTTGTCAAAGGAATTGGGAATAACTAGCAGAGAAGATCTAATTAAAGCATGTAAACAGGAGGCTGTTGCAAATCTCACTGGTTTTGGGGAAAAATCTCAAAGCGACATCTTAAAATCAGCTCAAACCCCGCGAGTTAAAAAAGATAGAACTCTTTTAAATGTAGCAGAGGATATTGCTCTTTCTTATCAAAAATTCATCTTGGAGGATCCTAATACGGTCTCCTGCGATTTTTTGGGATCCCTGCGACGCAAGGCATCTACCGTTGGAGACATAGACTTTTCTGTTGCAACAACAAACCCTGTTGCTGTGATCAATAAATTTGTTTTGTACCCACAGGTAGAACAGGTAGAGGATAAAGGAGACAAAAAGGCTAGCGTAATTTTAAAAACTGGTCAAAGAGTAGATTTAATGACAGGAGACCCCGCAAGCTACGGAGCATTGCTGGCTCACTTAACTGGATCCAAGTTGCATAATATTGCATTAAGGACTTACGCTCAAACCAAAGGTTTATCCATTTCGGAGTATGGAATAAAAGATCAAACTGATGTTTTAAAGACTTTTCCTAGTGAGGAGTTGTTCTACAAATACTTAGGATTAGACTTTATTCCGCCCGAATTAAGAGAGGACAGGGGTGAAATTGATTACGCTAAAGCAAAACCCCTTCCAAAACTTATAGATCAACCAGATATGAGAGGTGATTTGCAAATGCATTCAACTTATTCTGATGGGGCAAATACCATTGCCGAAATGGCGCAAAAAGGCTTTAAATTAGAATATGAGTATCTTGGAATTACAGACCACTCCTTAAGTCTTAATACCAAAACTAAACAAGAAATACTTAGCATTATTAAAGCTCAAAAGCACGAAATAGCACAACTTAAGTACTCTAAGGACGATTTTAAAGTGTTATTGGGTACAGAATGCAATATATTATCCAACGGAGAGTTGTCACTAAGCGACGAAATCTTGCAAGAGTACGATTACGCTATCGCCTCTATCCATACTGGTTTCGATCAAAGCAAAGAACAAATTACTCAAAGACTGATTAATGCAATTATCAACCCCTCCATAAATTTTATTGCCCATCCCACAGGTAGAGTTTTACTGGAAAGAGATCCTTATGATGTTGACTGGAGAAAGATTTTTAATTATTGTATCCAATATAACAAACCCCTGGAGATTAATGCCTTTCCTTCTCGTCTTGATTTACCTGACGATTTAGTTAAAATTGCCAAGGATATGGGGGTAAAGTTTGTCATTAATACCGATGCCCATTCAACTGTTCATTTGGACTACATGAAGTATGGAGTTTATGTGGCAAGACGCGGCTGGTGTACTAAAGAAGAAATATTAAATACCTTGTCATTAAAAGGTTTAGTAAAAATTCTTAAGATTAGAAATCAAGATTAA
- a CDS encoding LysM peptidoglycan-binding domain-containing protein, protein MSSQESTTNKVVNPMPAIFAGIIVVLAGFAVYNYFNSSKNQDNSKGEITQEALSQAGRTEEKNSKLPEVLGVGGAETPERPIVWYANDYKSGDITSGEYTVKEGDTLWEIAEAKYGSGFEWNKILTANSKSIGWLANGNPLIEPGQVLVLPN, encoded by the coding sequence TTGAGCTCTCAAGAATCAACAACTAACAAAGTTGTAAACCCGATGCCTGCTATTTTTGCTGGAATTATTGTTGTCCTTGCGGGGTTTGCCGTATACAACTATTTTAATAGTTCTAAAAACCAAGATAATTCCAAAGGAGAAATCACCCAGGAAGCTTTATCACAAGCTGGAAGAACAGAAGAAAAAAATAGCAAATTGCCCGAGGTACTAGGTGTTGGTGGAGCAGAAACACCTGAACGACCAATAGTCTGGTATGCCAACGATTACAAAAGCGGAGATATAACGAGCGGCGAATATACCGTTAAAGAAGGGGACACTCTCTGGGAAATCGCCGAAGCTAAATACGGCAGTGGTTTTGAATGGAACAAGATTCTAACTGCAAATAGCAAATCGATAGGCTGGCTTGCCAACGGCAACCCACTGATTGAGCCTGGGCAGGTGCTAGTTTTACCAAATTAA
- a CDS encoding efflux RND transporter periplasmic adaptor subunit: MRLNKKFFLLLIPILIIGFIVYKSKTAGIPVTVTTVKRGEVKQTVSASGDITSNQTASLSFPTSTQITEVLVNEGDTTTKGQILVKGNSSSEYNSYTQSLNALEQAKSNLNSFKEQYKSDPDTIGVYNEKIYWDKYNYYQEAISSAQAQVNQSAKSLGDKTIRAPFNGIITKIYYKAQEIASATSPVIVIANPHELYFSAEIDEGDYGKIAHGQTVTIDLDSYPENKFTGSVMELTNFAQKNASGNTVFKIKIKLPEELLAKASVGMHGDIEIATSIKTDVLYLDSTSILTENDKKFVFKLEGGKAIKREITVGLETDLDTEVLAEVAENDTIIYPKNGTVKDGIRVIVIR, translated from the coding sequence ATGAGACTAAACAAAAAATTCTTCTTACTTTTAATTCCAATTTTAATTATTGGTTTTATAGTATACAAATCAAAAACCGCGGGAATTCCGGTTACTGTAACCACTGTTAAAAGAGGCGAGGTAAAACAGACTGTATCGGCATCGGGCGATATCACCTCCAACCAAACCGCTTCCTTAAGCTTTCCGACAAGCACTCAAATTACAGAAGTATTAGTAAATGAAGGCGACACCACTACAAAAGGGCAGATTCTCGTTAAGGGAAACTCTTCATCCGAATACAACTCGTATACCCAAAGTTTAAATGCGTTAGAACAGGCCAAATCAAATCTCAATTCGTTTAAGGAGCAGTATAAAAGCGACCCCGATACTATCGGGGTCTACAACGAAAAAATCTACTGGGACAAATACAATTACTATCAAGAGGCTATAAGTTCTGCCCAGGCCCAAGTAAACCAATCAGCTAAATCTCTTGGGGATAAAACAATTCGCGCCCCGTTTAACGGAATAATCACAAAAATCTACTACAAGGCGCAAGAGATCGCTTCAGCAACCAGTCCTGTTATTGTAATTGCCAATCCTCATGAATTATATTTTTCTGCCGAAATTGACGAGGGGGATTATGGAAAAATCGCTCATGGTCAAACAGTTACAATTGACCTGGACAGCTACCCAGAAAATAAATTTACAGGTTCGGTTATGGAACTTACTAACTTTGCCCAAAAGAACGCTTCGGGCAACACCGTTTTTAAAATTAAAATTAAACTACCAGAGGAATTACTAGCTAAAGCCTCCGTTGGCATGCACGGAGACATCGAAATTGCCACTAGCATCAAAACTGATGTTTTGTATTTAGACTCGACGAGTATTCTCACAGAGAATGATAAAAAATTTGTTTTTAAATTAGAGGGTGGTAAAGCAATAAAAAGAGAGATTACTGTGGGACTAGAGACCGATCTTGATACCGAGGTATTAGCCGAAGTTGCCGAAAACGACACGATTATTTATCCCAAAAACGGAACTGTTAAAGATGGTATTCGTGTAATCGTAATCCGATGA
- a CDS encoding ABC transporter ATP-binding protein — MTSVKPVVEVINVSKVYTMEGIEVPALLNVSLTIKTGEFVSIVGKSGSGKSTLMHIIGALDKPTSGEVLINGTKISKMNESQLATLRNKEIGFVFQAFNLLKRTTAIDNVQLPLIYANIHEKERIKKSIEMLNKVGLQDRLHHFPNQLSGGQQQRVAIARALINNPAIILADEPTGNLDSKSGGAILEILENLHHEGKTVIIVTHDMEIAKKAKRIIKLQDGEVVN, encoded by the coding sequence ATGACCTCCGTAAAACCTGTTGTAGAAGTAATCAATGTTTCTAAAGTTTATACCATGGAAGGTATCGAGGTACCTGCCCTTTTAAATGTTTCCTTGACAATTAAGACAGGCGAATTTGTTTCTATTGTAGGTAAATCGGGATCGGGAAAATCCACATTGATGCATATTATCGGAGCTTTAGATAAACCAACAAGTGGTGAAGTTCTCATAAACGGCACTAAAATTTCTAAAATGAACGAGTCCCAGCTTGCTACACTTCGCAACAAAGAGATTGGATTCGTTTTTCAGGCTTTTAATTTGCTTAAACGCACTACTGCGATTGACAATGTTCAGCTCCCACTCATCTACGCCAACATTCACGAGAAAGAGCGGATTAAAAAATCCATTGAGATGCTGAACAAAGTGGGTTTGCAAGACAGGTTGCATCATTTTCCCAATCAACTTTCAGGCGGTCAACAACAAAGGGTCGCGATTGCCAGGGCTCTAATTAATAACCCAGCAATTATTTTAGCTGACGAGCCAACTGGAAATTTAGACAGCAAATCTGGCGGGGCAATTCTTGAAATTTTGGAGAATCTACATCACGAGGGAAAAACAGTCATTATCGTCACTCACGACATGGAGATAGCTAAAAAAGCTAAAAGAATAATCAAATTACAAGATGGAGAGGTAGTCAACTAG
- a CDS encoding ABC transporter permease — protein sequence MILFKFETHKIAIKAIFANKVRSVLTMLGVIIGVSSVILLVAIGSGLQEYITGQFKDLGANTLFVVPGSQGFRGDPSSAYANNKLSDTEYKNLKGFLSNEIETTVVVQTNKKVKYGNNTALVEIDGVDTNWFSIANYSLSSGEKFSQSDVYSNSKRGVIGPSVVEELFPNTDPLGKLITVGSEKIQVVGIYNSKGGFGGVDRDNQIFIPYTTAKKFFGLDKPSTFYMSIPDSMDKDLAQREIKSVLLKTLKVDDFSIVSQKELLNSITGILNALTLGLAGIAAISLLVGGIGIMNIMLVSVTERTREIGLRKAVGAKPVDILLQFLIEAVALSSLGGIVGILIGGLGSLALKKLINTAITPWSVIIAFGFSALVGIAFGTWPAYKAAKKDPIEALRYE from the coding sequence ATGATCCTCTTTAAATTCGAAACGCATAAAATCGCCATTAAGGCAATCTTTGCCAACAAAGTTAGGTCCGTCTTAACCATGCTCGGCGTTATTATTGGTGTCTCGTCTGTAATACTTCTGGTTGCCATTGGTTCGGGATTGCAAGAATACATTACCGGTCAATTTAAAGATTTAGGAGCAAACACTCTTTTTGTTGTTCCCGGAAGTCAAGGGTTTAGGGGAGATCCCAGTTCTGCTTATGCCAATAATAAACTCTCGGACACTGAATATAAAAACCTAAAGGGCTTCTTAAGCAATGAAATAGAAACCACTGTTGTTGTTCAAACTAACAAAAAAGTTAAATATGGAAATAATACGGCGCTCGTAGAAATTGATGGGGTAGACACCAATTGGTTCTCCATTGCTAACTATTCGTTATCAAGTGGCGAAAAATTTAGTCAAAGCGATGTTTATTCCAACTCTAAACGGGGAGTTATTGGTCCTTCTGTAGTAGAAGAATTATTTCCTAATACAGACCCTCTAGGTAAGTTGATTACTGTAGGATCAGAAAAAATCCAAGTCGTTGGGATCTATAACTCTAAAGGTGGTTTTGGAGGGGTTGATCGCGACAACCAAATTTTTATTCCTTACACAACCGCCAAAAAGTTTTTTGGGCTGGATAAACCTAGCACTTTTTACATGTCCATTCCCGATAGCATGGACAAAGATTTAGCGCAAAGGGAAATAAAATCGGTACTTTTAAAAACTTTAAAGGTGGATGATTTTAGTATCGTCTCGCAGAAAGAACTTTTAAATTCCATAACTGGCATCTTAAACGCTTTGACATTAGGACTTGCTGGAATTGCCGCTATTTCGCTTTTGGTTGGAGGAATTGGGATTATGAATATCATGCTTGTCTCTGTTACTGAACGCACCCGTGAAATAGGGTTGAGGAAGGCGGTTGGAGCAAAACCTGTAGATATACTTCTACAATTCCTCATTGAAGCGGTTGCATTGAGTAGTCTTGGAGGAATAGTCGGCATTTTAATTGGAGGATTGGGGTCTTTAGCTTTAAAAAAATTAATTAATACCGCAATTACTCCCTGGTCTGTTATAATAGCCTTTGGGTTTTCGGCTTTGGTGGGAATTGCCTTTGGTACCTGGCCAGCCTACAAAGCCGCCAAGAAAGATCCTATTGAGGCATTAAGATACGAGTAA
- a CDS encoding ATP-dependent Clp protease proteolytic subunit: MQNQLIPIVVEKDPKGYERSYDIYSRLLKDRIVFISGPIDDRLANTVIAQLLFLQAEDETKDIKIYINSPGGQIYAGLAVYDTIKHLKCPVSTIAVGMAASMGSILLASGAKGKRYSLPNSVIHIHQPLGQAGGQASDIEIDAKEILRLKELLVGLLSKDTGKPKEQLLKDMDRDYYMTSQKAQDYGIVDHIIS; encoded by the coding sequence ATGCAAAATCAATTAATTCCAATCGTTGTGGAAAAAGATCCTAAAGGTTACGAACGCAGTTATGATATTTATTCCAGACTTCTCAAAGACCGAATTGTCTTCATTTCAGGACCAATAGACGATCGTTTGGCAAATACCGTGATTGCCCAGCTTTTGTTTTTGCAAGCCGAGGACGAAACTAAGGATATTAAAATTTACATCAACAGTCCCGGAGGTCAAATTTACGCCGGTCTTGCCGTTTACGACACGATTAAACATTTAAAATGCCCCGTATCCACTATTGCAGTTGGGATGGCGGCCAGCATGGGATCAATTCTTTTGGCAAGCGGAGCAAAAGGCAAAAGGTACTCGCTTCCAAATTCGGTAATTCATATTCACCAACCGTTGGGTCAAGCCGGGGGACAAGCGAGTGACATCGAAATTGACGCTAAAGAAATTTTGCGCCTCAAAGAATTGCTGGTTGGATTATTATCTAAAGACACTGGAAAACCCAAAGAGCAATTATTAAAAGACATGGATCGCGATTACTATATGACTAGCCAAAAAGCCCAGGACTATGGTATAGTTGATCATATTATTTCGTAA
- the thrS gene encoding threonine--tRNA ligase: MSKYPLSTIRHSTEHVLMHAMQNLGYKILPAMGPATDDGFYFDFELLETKLIEEDFIKIEREMEKIKKQSLSISPISLIPSSYAKASEDRPINLFKANPYKQEWIKEATTRGEIPTVYWTGEPKKEGSFVDLCSGPHVDNTSEIGFFKLLSIAGAYWRGSEKNKMLTRIYGTSFATQKELDKFLWQQEETKKRDHRKIGKIQELFTFSEDIGSGLPLWLPNGTIIKEELEKWGKETEDKWGYLRVSTPFITKRKLFETSGHVPYFEDEMYKVHVPGDEKDEYFIRPMNCPFHHEIYKSKLRSYKDLPIKLAEYGTVARYEDSGALNGILRPRVFCQNDAHIYSTEEQAVEEFVKIVDLHRYYYDTLGLKDYHIVLCLRDPKKKGKYHGDKEMWQKAEKMSREALEKSGIKYTVENEGAAHYGPKMDFKIKSAIGTEYGISTNQIDLYMPQRFNLTYINSTGKEELVVVQHRAPLGSSERFVGFLIEHFAGAFPVWLSPVQIQIIPITSQLDEYSIKVKKTLTDANIRVQVNLDNDTMQNKIRKAQEQKIPYMVILGNKEKEQNKISIRTRDNKQDNLIDLGVFTKDIMNRIIAKSLELDLN, translated from the coding sequence ATGTCAAAATACCCGCTTTCTACAATTCGCCATTCTACAGAGCATGTTTTAATGCACGCCATGCAAAATTTGGGGTATAAAATCCTTCCCGCCATGGGTCCCGCAACCGACGATGGCTTTTACTTTGACTTCGAACTCCTAGAAACCAAACTAATAGAAGAAGATTTTATTAAAATAGAAAGAGAGATGGAGAAAATTAAAAAGCAATCTCTCTCAATCTCTCCTATCTCCCTTATCCCCTCCTCCTACGCTAAAGCTTCGGAGGACAGGCCTATTAACCTCTTTAAAGCTAACCCCTATAAACAAGAGTGGATTAAAGAAGCCACAACCCGTGGCGAGATCCCAACCGTTTATTGGACTGGAGAACCAAAAAAAGAAGGCTCTTTTGTGGACCTATGTTCTGGACCCCATGTTGACAACACTTCCGAAATTGGTTTTTTTAAACTGCTTTCTATTGCTGGAGCCTATTGGCGAGGATCCGAAAAAAATAAGATGTTGACCCGTATTTATGGCACCAGCTTTGCCACACAAAAAGAATTGGATAAATTTCTCTGGCAACAAGAGGAGACCAAAAAACGTGACCATAGAAAAATTGGCAAAATACAAGAACTATTCACCTTTTCTGAAGATATAGGTTCTGGTCTTCCTTTGTGGCTTCCCAATGGAACAATCATAAAAGAGGAATTGGAAAAGTGGGGCAAAGAAACCGAAGATAAATGGGGATACCTGCGAGTATCAACACCTTTTATTACCAAAAGAAAACTCTTTGAAACATCGGGTCATGTTCCTTATTTTGAAGACGAAATGTACAAAGTCCATGTTCCAGGCGACGAAAAAGACGAATATTTTATCAGACCAATGAATTGCCCTTTTCACCACGAGATTTACAAATCAAAGTTAAGAAGTTATAAAGATCTACCAATAAAACTTGCCGAATATGGAACGGTTGCCCGCTATGAAGATTCTGGGGCGTTAAATGGCATATTGAGACCAAGAGTCTTTTGTCAAAACGATGCCCATATTTATTCTACCGAAGAACAAGCGGTTGAGGAATTTGTTAAGATAGTTGATCTTCACCGCTACTACTACGATACCCTGGGATTAAAGGATTATCATATAGTACTTTGCCTTAGAGACCCAAAGAAAAAAGGTAAATATCATGGGGATAAGGAAATGTGGCAAAAAGCTGAGAAAATGTCTCGTGAGGCGCTAGAAAAGTCGGGGATAAAATACACCGTAGAAAACGAAGGTGCTGCTCATTATGGTCCTAAAATGGACTTTAAAATTAAATCCGCAATAGGTACAGAATACGGAATTTCAACAAACCAAATTGACCTTTACATGCCACAAAGATTTAACTTAACTTATATCAACTCTACTGGAAAAGAGGAGCTGGTAGTTGTCCAACACAGAGCACCGCTTGGATCGAGTGAAAGGTTCGTTGGATTCTTAATTGAGCATTTTGCAGGCGCTTTTCCTGTTTGGCTTTCTCCCGTTCAGATACAAATTATACCAATTACCAGCCAATTAGACGAATACTCTATTAAAGTTAAAAAAACTCTTACGGATGCCAACATTAGGGTACAAGTAAACCTAGACAACGACACCATGCAAAACAAAATTCGCAAAGCCCAAGAGCAGAAAATTCCTTACATGGTAATTTTGGGAAATAAAGAAAAAGAGCAGAATAAAATTTCTATCAGAACGCGGGATAACAAGCAAGATAATTTAATTGATCTTGGGGTGTTTACAAAAGATATAATGAATCGTATAATCGCAAAGTCATTGGAGTTGGATTTAAATTGA